In Lasioglossum baleicum chromosome 19, iyLasBale1, whole genome shotgun sequence, the following proteins share a genomic window:
- the Stt3b gene encoding catalytic subunit 3B of the oligosaccharyltransferase complex isoform X2, protein MFPDKKTTSKQMKTSTLSNAAVLSSLITFTVLLLAWISGFASRLFAVIRFESIIHEFDPWFNYRATAYMVQHGFYNFLNWFDERAWYPLGRIVGGTVYPGLMITSGSIHYLLHSLNIPVHIRDICVFLAPIFSGLTAISTYLLTKEVWSAGAGLFAACFIAIVPGYISRSVAGSYDNEGIAIFALQITYYLWVKSVKTGSIFWASMTALSYFYMVSAWGGYVFIINLIPFHVFALLVMNRFSSRLFTSYTTFYVLGLLLSMQIPFVGFQPIRTSEHMAAGGVFGLLIFVATLRYLRTVLTKSEMKYFGGIVAVTAGLLLVILVCLTYAGIVAPWSGRFYSLWDTGYAKIHIPIIASVSEHQPTTWFSFLFDLHILVTTFPVGLWYCIKHINDERVFVVLYAISAVYFAGVMVRLMLTLTPIVCMLAGVAFSDLLELFFKEEDSERNDRSSNASEEESEEERERSPGRALYDKAGKLRRMKHERPRGNGDGLGINLRNGVVFGAFILMMMFTLHCTWVTNNAYSSPSIVLATYSNDGGRAILDDFREAYYWLAQNTPIDARVMSWWDYGYQIAGMANRTTLVDNNTWNNSHIALVGKAMSSNESAAYEIMTSLDVDYVLVIFGGMIGYSGDDVNKFLWMVRIAEGEYPQDIRESDYFTEKGEFRVNSEGSPTLLNSLMYKLCYYRFGEVKIDYRSPYGYDRTRNAEIGYKNFQLTYLEEAYTTEHWLVRIYRVKKPNEFNRPSIPVSKRVVARNTNSYISKKTPRRKKGYIKGRPTIIKGQKLQRRTT, encoded by the exons ATGTTCCCCGATAAGAAAACCACATCGAAGCAAATGAAAACCTCTACGTTATCGAATGCCGCAGTACTTAGTTCCCTCATTACATTCACTGTTTTGCTGCTAGCATGGATCTCAGGATTCGCTTCTCGGCTCTTTGCAGTAATACGTTTCGAAAGTATCATACACGAATTCGATCCTTG GTTTAACTACAGAGCAACGGCGTATATGGTGCAACATGGATTTTATAATTTCTTGAACTGGTTCGATGAGAGAGCATGGTACCCGCTAGGTCGTATTGTCGGCGGAACCGTCTACCCTGGATTAATGATCACTTCTGGATCGATCCATTATCTATTACATTCGTTAAATATTCCGGTGCATATACGAGACATTTGTGTATTCCTAGCTCCAATTTTTAGTGGCCTTACTGCCATTTCTACGTACTTATTAACGAAAGAAGTATGGAGCGCAGGGGCTGGTTTATTCGCGGCGTGCTTCATCGCAATTGTACCCGGTTACATTTCCAGATCTGTAGCTGGAAGCTACGACAATGAAGGCATAGCTATTTTCGCATTGCAAATTACATATTATCTGTGGGTTAAATCAGTTAAAACTGGTTCGATTTTCTGGGCTTCGATGACCGCTCTATCCTACTTTTATATGGTATCCGCGTGGGGTGGCTATGTTTTTATCATTAATTTAATTCCATTCCATGTTTTCGCACTATTAGTTATGAACCGATTTAGTAGTCGTCTATTCACTAGTTACACTACATTTTATGTACTGGGACTTCTGTTAAGTATGCAAATACCATTCGTCGGTTTTCAACCTATAAGAACATCGGAGCATATGGCTGCAGGGGGTGTGTTTGGTTTATTAATATTCGTAGCAACTCTCAG ATATTTGAGAACTGTACTTACTAAATCTGAAATGAAGTACTTTGGAGGAATAGTTGCGGTAACGGCTGGTCTTCTTCTTGTGATTCTGGTCTGTTTAACTTATGCTGGTATCGTTGCACCCTGGAGCGGAAGATTTTATTCATTGTGGGATACTGGCTATGCAAAAATACACATTCCAATAATAGCATCTGTATCTGAACATCAACCTACAACATGGTTTAGCTTCCTCTTTGACTTGCATATTCTCGTTACCACATTCCCTGTTGGGCTTTGGTACTGCATTAAGCATATTAATGATGAGCGTGTTTTTG TTGTTTTATATGCTATAAGCGCCGTATACTTTGCTGGAGTGATGGTGAGGCTTATGCTCACTTTGACACCCATAGTATGCATGCTGGCTGGTGTAGCATTCAGCGATCTTCTTGAATTATTCTTTAAAGAGGAAGATAGCGAAAGAAATGATCGAAGCAGCAATGCAAGCGAAGAAGAAAgcgaggaagaaagagagagaagcccCGGTAGAGCATTGTACGACAAGGCTGGTAAACTTCGTAGAATGAAACATGAACGACCTAGAGGGAACGGTGATGGATTAGGTATTAATCTACGAAACGGAGTTGTCTTTGGCGCATTTATATTGATGATGATGTTTACGTTACATTGTACTTGGGTTACTAATAATGCGTATTCGAGTCCTTCAATTGTTTTGGCAACGTACAGCAATGATGGTGGAAGAGCCATATTAGATGATTTCAGAGAAGCTTACTACTGGTTGGCACAAAATACACCTATCGATGCCAGAGTTATGAGTTGGTGGGATTATGGTTATCAAATTGCTGGAATGGCTAATAG AACTACACTTGTGGACAATAATACTTGGAATAACTCTCACATAGCTCTGGTCGGAAAAGCAATGAGCTCAAATGAAAGTGCTGCCTATGAAATTATGACCTCTCTAGATGTAGATTATGTATTAGTTATTTTTGGAGGAATGATTGGATATTCTGGTGACGATGTCAATAAGTTCCTTTGGATGGTACGAATTGCTGAAGGTGAATACCCGCAGGACATTCGGGAAAGTGATTATTTCACTGAGAAAGGAGAGTTTCGTGTAAATTCTGAGGGTTCGCCAACCCTTTTGAATTCATTAATGTACAAGTTATGTTATTATCGATTTGGAGAAGTTAAGATCGATTATCGGTCTCCTTATGGATATGATCGTACACGCAATGCAGAAATAGGGTATAAGAATTTCCAATTAACGTATCTGGAAGAAGCTTATACCACTGAACACTGGCTTGTTAGGATTTACAG GGTGAAAAAACCGAACGAGTTTAATAGACCTAGTATTCCAGTATCTAAGCGAGTTGTTGCACGTAACACCAATTCATACATCAGCAAAAAG ACACCACGCCGCAAGAAAGGTTACATAAAAGGCCGGCCAACTATTATTAAAGGACAGAAACTTCAACGAAGAACTACGTAA
- the LOC143218446 gene encoding uncharacterized protein LOC143218446 produces MPITENKQFWLEFIEAYRELPALWKVKSDSYRDRNLKTKGYNVLVEKLKSILPEANREVVKKKINALRTNYRRELKKIKVSGRSGTGTDEIYVPTLWYFNDIDFLRDQETAVAETSILNYNNSENEDSDNNETTSPQEDTPCRKRQAILDDTPQQKIVRKTKIVQDEQNELCSIACDRLQSSNDDADILGKAWALDYKQLKPDQQLFAKKAINDILFEGRLGTLHRYSIVINDPQTSRSIQSHLNIKCE; encoded by the exons ATGCCTATTACTGAAAACAAGCAGTTTTGGCTGgaatttattgaagcgtatcgCGAATTACCAGCACTGTGGAAAGTAAAAAGTGACTCCTACAGAGACCGTAATTTGAAAACTAAGGGCTACAATGTTCTGGTAGAAAAACTGAAAAGTATTCTACCTGAAGCAAATAGGGAAgttgtaaaaaagaaaataaatgcttTACGGACTAACTACCGAAGAGAgctgaaaaaaattaaagtttCTGGTCGGTCTGGTACTGGAACTGATGAGATCTATGTGCCCACACTATGGTACTTCAATGACATTGACTTTTTAAGAGACCAAGAAACAGCTGTTGCAGAAACTTCCATTTTAAACTACAATAATTCTGAAAATGAGGATAGTGACAATAATGAAACAACATCCCCACAA GAAGACACTCCATGTCGTAAAAGGCAAGCTATATTAGATGATACTCCGCAACAAAAAATTGTCAGGAAAACTAAAATAGTGCAAGATGAACAAAATGAACTTTGTTCTATCGCCTGCGACCGATTGCAATCAAGCAACGATGATGCAGATATTCTGGGTAAAGCTTGGGCATTGGATTATAAGCAACTAAAACCTGATCAGCAACTTTTTGCAAAGAAGGCCATTAATGACATACTATTTGAAGGCCGTTTGGGCACGTTGCATCGATATTCCATAGTCATTAATGACCCCCAGACTTCAAGATCAATTCAGTCACATTTAAATATTAagtgcgagtaa
- the Stt3b gene encoding catalytic subunit 3B of the oligosaccharyltransferase complex isoform X1: MLPNRSSTTNTRKDMFPDKKTTSKQMKTSTLSNAAVLSSLITFTVLLLAWISGFASRLFAVIRFESIIHEFDPWFNYRATAYMVQHGFYNFLNWFDERAWYPLGRIVGGTVYPGLMITSGSIHYLLHSLNIPVHIRDICVFLAPIFSGLTAISTYLLTKEVWSAGAGLFAACFIAIVPGYISRSVAGSYDNEGIAIFALQITYYLWVKSVKTGSIFWASMTALSYFYMVSAWGGYVFIINLIPFHVFALLVMNRFSSRLFTSYTTFYVLGLLLSMQIPFVGFQPIRTSEHMAAGGVFGLLIFVATLRYLRTVLTKSEMKYFGGIVAVTAGLLLVILVCLTYAGIVAPWSGRFYSLWDTGYAKIHIPIIASVSEHQPTTWFSFLFDLHILVTTFPVGLWYCIKHINDERVFVVLYAISAVYFAGVMVRLMLTLTPIVCMLAGVAFSDLLELFFKEEDSERNDRSSNASEEESEEERERSPGRALYDKAGKLRRMKHERPRGNGDGLGINLRNGVVFGAFILMMMFTLHCTWVTNNAYSSPSIVLATYSNDGGRAILDDFREAYYWLAQNTPIDARVMSWWDYGYQIAGMANRTTLVDNNTWNNSHIALVGKAMSSNESAAYEIMTSLDVDYVLVIFGGMIGYSGDDVNKFLWMVRIAEGEYPQDIRESDYFTEKGEFRVNSEGSPTLLNSLMYKLCYYRFGEVKIDYRSPYGYDRTRNAEIGYKNFQLTYLEEAYTTEHWLVRIYRVKKPNEFNRPSIPVSKRVVARNTNSYISKKTPRRKKGYIKGRPTIIKGQKLQRRTT, encoded by the exons atgtTGCCAAATAGATCGTCCACGACAAATACCAGAAAAGATATGTTCCCCGATAAGAAAACCACATCGAAGCAAATGAAAACCTCTACGTTATCGAATGCCGCAGTACTTAGTTCCCTCATTACATTCACTGTTTTGCTGCTAGCATGGATCTCAGGATTCGCTTCTCGGCTCTTTGCAGTAATACGTTTCGAAAGTATCATACACGAATTCGATCCTTG GTTTAACTACAGAGCAACGGCGTATATGGTGCAACATGGATTTTATAATTTCTTGAACTGGTTCGATGAGAGAGCATGGTACCCGCTAGGTCGTATTGTCGGCGGAACCGTCTACCCTGGATTAATGATCACTTCTGGATCGATCCATTATCTATTACATTCGTTAAATATTCCGGTGCATATACGAGACATTTGTGTATTCCTAGCTCCAATTTTTAGTGGCCTTACTGCCATTTCTACGTACTTATTAACGAAAGAAGTATGGAGCGCAGGGGCTGGTTTATTCGCGGCGTGCTTCATCGCAATTGTACCCGGTTACATTTCCAGATCTGTAGCTGGAAGCTACGACAATGAAGGCATAGCTATTTTCGCATTGCAAATTACATATTATCTGTGGGTTAAATCAGTTAAAACTGGTTCGATTTTCTGGGCTTCGATGACCGCTCTATCCTACTTTTATATGGTATCCGCGTGGGGTGGCTATGTTTTTATCATTAATTTAATTCCATTCCATGTTTTCGCACTATTAGTTATGAACCGATTTAGTAGTCGTCTATTCACTAGTTACACTACATTTTATGTACTGGGACTTCTGTTAAGTATGCAAATACCATTCGTCGGTTTTCAACCTATAAGAACATCGGAGCATATGGCTGCAGGGGGTGTGTTTGGTTTATTAATATTCGTAGCAACTCTCAG ATATTTGAGAACTGTACTTACTAAATCTGAAATGAAGTACTTTGGAGGAATAGTTGCGGTAACGGCTGGTCTTCTTCTTGTGATTCTGGTCTGTTTAACTTATGCTGGTATCGTTGCACCCTGGAGCGGAAGATTTTATTCATTGTGGGATACTGGCTATGCAAAAATACACATTCCAATAATAGCATCTGTATCTGAACATCAACCTACAACATGGTTTAGCTTCCTCTTTGACTTGCATATTCTCGTTACCACATTCCCTGTTGGGCTTTGGTACTGCATTAAGCATATTAATGATGAGCGTGTTTTTG TTGTTTTATATGCTATAAGCGCCGTATACTTTGCTGGAGTGATGGTGAGGCTTATGCTCACTTTGACACCCATAGTATGCATGCTGGCTGGTGTAGCATTCAGCGATCTTCTTGAATTATTCTTTAAAGAGGAAGATAGCGAAAGAAATGATCGAAGCAGCAATGCAAGCGAAGAAGAAAgcgaggaagaaagagagagaagcccCGGTAGAGCATTGTACGACAAGGCTGGTAAACTTCGTAGAATGAAACATGAACGACCTAGAGGGAACGGTGATGGATTAGGTATTAATCTACGAAACGGAGTTGTCTTTGGCGCATTTATATTGATGATGATGTTTACGTTACATTGTACTTGGGTTACTAATAATGCGTATTCGAGTCCTTCAATTGTTTTGGCAACGTACAGCAATGATGGTGGAAGAGCCATATTAGATGATTTCAGAGAAGCTTACTACTGGTTGGCACAAAATACACCTATCGATGCCAGAGTTATGAGTTGGTGGGATTATGGTTATCAAATTGCTGGAATGGCTAATAG AACTACACTTGTGGACAATAATACTTGGAATAACTCTCACATAGCTCTGGTCGGAAAAGCAATGAGCTCAAATGAAAGTGCTGCCTATGAAATTATGACCTCTCTAGATGTAGATTATGTATTAGTTATTTTTGGAGGAATGATTGGATATTCTGGTGACGATGTCAATAAGTTCCTTTGGATGGTACGAATTGCTGAAGGTGAATACCCGCAGGACATTCGGGAAAGTGATTATTTCACTGAGAAAGGAGAGTTTCGTGTAAATTCTGAGGGTTCGCCAACCCTTTTGAATTCATTAATGTACAAGTTATGTTATTATCGATTTGGAGAAGTTAAGATCGATTATCGGTCTCCTTATGGATATGATCGTACACGCAATGCAGAAATAGGGTATAAGAATTTCCAATTAACGTATCTGGAAGAAGCTTATACCACTGAACACTGGCTTGTTAGGATTTACAG GGTGAAAAAACCGAACGAGTTTAATAGACCTAGTATTCCAGTATCTAAGCGAGTTGTTGCACGTAACACCAATTCATACATCAGCAAAAAG ACACCACGCCGCAAGAAAGGTTACATAAAAGGCCGGCCAACTATTATTAAAGGACAGAAACTTCAACGAAGAACTACGTAA
- the Stt3b gene encoding catalytic subunit 3B of the oligosaccharyltransferase complex isoform X4, whose protein sequence is MLPNRSSTTNTRKDMFPDKKTTSKQMKTSTLSNAAVLSSLITFTVLLLAWISGFASRLFAVIRFESIIHEFDPWFNYRATAYMVQHGFYNFLNWFDERAWYPLGRIVGGTVYPGLMITSGSIHYLLHSLNIPVHIRDICVFLAPIFSGLTAISTYLLTKEVWSAGAGLFAACFIAIVPGYISRSVAGSYDNEGIAIFALQITYYLWVKSVKTGSIFWASMTALSYFYMVSAWGGYVFIINLIPFHVFALLVMNRFSSRLFTSYTTFYVLGLLLSMQIPFVGFQPIRTSEHMAAGGVFGLLIFVATLRYLRTVLTKSEMKYFGGIVAVTAGLLLVILVCLTYAGIVAPWSGRFYSLWDTGYAKIHIPIIASVSEHQPTTWFSFLFDLHILVTTFPVGLWYCIKHINDERVFVVLYAISAVYFAGVMVRLMLTLTPIVCMLAGVAFSDLLELFFKEEDSERNDRSSNASEEESEEERERSPGRALYDKAGKLRRMKHERPRGNGDGLGINLRNGVVFGAFILMMMFTLHCTWVTNNAYSSPSIVLATYSNDGGRAILDDFREAYYWLAQNTPIDARVMSWWDYGYQIAGMANRTTLVDNNTWNNSHIALVGKAMSSNESAAYEIMTSLDVDYVLVIFGGMIGYSGDDVNKFLWMVRIAEGEYPQDIRESDYFTEKGEFRVNSEGSPTLLNSLMYKLCYYRFGEVKIDYRSPYGYDRTRNAEIGYKNFQLTYLEEAYTTEHWLVRIYRVKKPNEFNRPSIPVSKRVVARNTNSYISKKLCGVGY, encoded by the exons atgtTGCCAAATAGATCGTCCACGACAAATACCAGAAAAGATATGTTCCCCGATAAGAAAACCACATCGAAGCAAATGAAAACCTCTACGTTATCGAATGCCGCAGTACTTAGTTCCCTCATTACATTCACTGTTTTGCTGCTAGCATGGATCTCAGGATTCGCTTCTCGGCTCTTTGCAGTAATACGTTTCGAAAGTATCATACACGAATTCGATCCTTG GTTTAACTACAGAGCAACGGCGTATATGGTGCAACATGGATTTTATAATTTCTTGAACTGGTTCGATGAGAGAGCATGGTACCCGCTAGGTCGTATTGTCGGCGGAACCGTCTACCCTGGATTAATGATCACTTCTGGATCGATCCATTATCTATTACATTCGTTAAATATTCCGGTGCATATACGAGACATTTGTGTATTCCTAGCTCCAATTTTTAGTGGCCTTACTGCCATTTCTACGTACTTATTAACGAAAGAAGTATGGAGCGCAGGGGCTGGTTTATTCGCGGCGTGCTTCATCGCAATTGTACCCGGTTACATTTCCAGATCTGTAGCTGGAAGCTACGACAATGAAGGCATAGCTATTTTCGCATTGCAAATTACATATTATCTGTGGGTTAAATCAGTTAAAACTGGTTCGATTTTCTGGGCTTCGATGACCGCTCTATCCTACTTTTATATGGTATCCGCGTGGGGTGGCTATGTTTTTATCATTAATTTAATTCCATTCCATGTTTTCGCACTATTAGTTATGAACCGATTTAGTAGTCGTCTATTCACTAGTTACACTACATTTTATGTACTGGGACTTCTGTTAAGTATGCAAATACCATTCGTCGGTTTTCAACCTATAAGAACATCGGAGCATATGGCTGCAGGGGGTGTGTTTGGTTTATTAATATTCGTAGCAACTCTCAG ATATTTGAGAACTGTACTTACTAAATCTGAAATGAAGTACTTTGGAGGAATAGTTGCGGTAACGGCTGGTCTTCTTCTTGTGATTCTGGTCTGTTTAACTTATGCTGGTATCGTTGCACCCTGGAGCGGAAGATTTTATTCATTGTGGGATACTGGCTATGCAAAAATACACATTCCAATAATAGCATCTGTATCTGAACATCAACCTACAACATGGTTTAGCTTCCTCTTTGACTTGCATATTCTCGTTACCACATTCCCTGTTGGGCTTTGGTACTGCATTAAGCATATTAATGATGAGCGTGTTTTTG TTGTTTTATATGCTATAAGCGCCGTATACTTTGCTGGAGTGATGGTGAGGCTTATGCTCACTTTGACACCCATAGTATGCATGCTGGCTGGTGTAGCATTCAGCGATCTTCTTGAATTATTCTTTAAAGAGGAAGATAGCGAAAGAAATGATCGAAGCAGCAATGCAAGCGAAGAAGAAAgcgaggaagaaagagagagaagcccCGGTAGAGCATTGTACGACAAGGCTGGTAAACTTCGTAGAATGAAACATGAACGACCTAGAGGGAACGGTGATGGATTAGGTATTAATCTACGAAACGGAGTTGTCTTTGGCGCATTTATATTGATGATGATGTTTACGTTACATTGTACTTGGGTTACTAATAATGCGTATTCGAGTCCTTCAATTGTTTTGGCAACGTACAGCAATGATGGTGGAAGAGCCATATTAGATGATTTCAGAGAAGCTTACTACTGGTTGGCACAAAATACACCTATCGATGCCAGAGTTATGAGTTGGTGGGATTATGGTTATCAAATTGCTGGAATGGCTAATAG AACTACACTTGTGGACAATAATACTTGGAATAACTCTCACATAGCTCTGGTCGGAAAAGCAATGAGCTCAAATGAAAGTGCTGCCTATGAAATTATGACCTCTCTAGATGTAGATTATGTATTAGTTATTTTTGGAGGAATGATTGGATATTCTGGTGACGATGTCAATAAGTTCCTTTGGATGGTACGAATTGCTGAAGGTGAATACCCGCAGGACATTCGGGAAAGTGATTATTTCACTGAGAAAGGAGAGTTTCGTGTAAATTCTGAGGGTTCGCCAACCCTTTTGAATTCATTAATGTACAAGTTATGTTATTATCGATTTGGAGAAGTTAAGATCGATTATCGGTCTCCTTATGGATATGATCGTACACGCAATGCAGAAATAGGGTATAAGAATTTCCAATTAACGTATCTGGAAGAAGCTTATACCACTGAACACTGGCTTGTTAGGATTTACAG GGTGAAAAAACCGAACGAGTTTAATAGACCTAGTATTCCAGTATCTAAGCGAGTTGTTGCACGTAACACCAATTCATACATCAGCAAAAAG TTGTGTGGGGTTGGATATTAA
- the Stt3b gene encoding catalytic subunit 3B of the oligosaccharyltransferase complex isoform X3, which yields MLPNRSSTTNTRKDMFPDKKTTSKQMKTSTLSNAAVLSSLITFTVLLLAWISGFASRLFAVIRFESIIHEFDPWFNYRATAYMVQHGFYNFLNWFDERAWYPLGRIVGGTVYPGLMITSGSIHYLLHSLNIPVHIRDICVFLAPIFSGLTAISTYLLTKEVWSAGAGLFAACFIAIVPGYISRSVAGSYDNEGIAIFALQITYYLWVKSVKTGSIFWASMTALSYFYMVSAWGGYVFIINLIPFHVFALLVMNRFSSRLFTSYTTFYVLGLLLSMQIPFVGFQPIRTSEHMAAGGVFGLLIFVATLRYLRTVLTKSEMKYFGGIVAVTAGLLLVILVCLTYAGIVAPWSGRFYSLWDTGYAKIHIPIIASVSEHQPTTWFSFLFDLHILVTTFPVGLWYCIKHINDERVFVVLYAISAVYFAGVMVRLMLTLTPIVCMLAGVAFSDLLELFFKEEDSERNDRSSNASEEESEEERERSPGRALYDKAGKLRRMKHERPRGNGDGLGINLRNGVVFGAFILMMMFTLHCTWVTNNAYSSPSIVLATYSNDGGRAILDDFREAYYWLAQNTPIDARVMSWWDYGYQIAGMANRTTLVDNNTWNNSHIALVGKAMSSNESAAYEIMTSLDVDYVLVIFGGMIGYSGDDVNKFLWMVRIAEGEYPQDIRESDYFTEKGEFRVNSEGSPTLLNSLMYKLCYYRFGEVKIDYRSPYGYDRTRNAEIGYKNFQLTYLEEAYTTEHWLVRIYRVKKPNEFNRPSIPVSKRVVARNTNSYISKKLKLCGVGY from the exons atgtTGCCAAATAGATCGTCCACGACAAATACCAGAAAAGATATGTTCCCCGATAAGAAAACCACATCGAAGCAAATGAAAACCTCTACGTTATCGAATGCCGCAGTACTTAGTTCCCTCATTACATTCACTGTTTTGCTGCTAGCATGGATCTCAGGATTCGCTTCTCGGCTCTTTGCAGTAATACGTTTCGAAAGTATCATACACGAATTCGATCCTTG GTTTAACTACAGAGCAACGGCGTATATGGTGCAACATGGATTTTATAATTTCTTGAACTGGTTCGATGAGAGAGCATGGTACCCGCTAGGTCGTATTGTCGGCGGAACCGTCTACCCTGGATTAATGATCACTTCTGGATCGATCCATTATCTATTACATTCGTTAAATATTCCGGTGCATATACGAGACATTTGTGTATTCCTAGCTCCAATTTTTAGTGGCCTTACTGCCATTTCTACGTACTTATTAACGAAAGAAGTATGGAGCGCAGGGGCTGGTTTATTCGCGGCGTGCTTCATCGCAATTGTACCCGGTTACATTTCCAGATCTGTAGCTGGAAGCTACGACAATGAAGGCATAGCTATTTTCGCATTGCAAATTACATATTATCTGTGGGTTAAATCAGTTAAAACTGGTTCGATTTTCTGGGCTTCGATGACCGCTCTATCCTACTTTTATATGGTATCCGCGTGGGGTGGCTATGTTTTTATCATTAATTTAATTCCATTCCATGTTTTCGCACTATTAGTTATGAACCGATTTAGTAGTCGTCTATTCACTAGTTACACTACATTTTATGTACTGGGACTTCTGTTAAGTATGCAAATACCATTCGTCGGTTTTCAACCTATAAGAACATCGGAGCATATGGCTGCAGGGGGTGTGTTTGGTTTATTAATATTCGTAGCAACTCTCAG ATATTTGAGAACTGTACTTACTAAATCTGAAATGAAGTACTTTGGAGGAATAGTTGCGGTAACGGCTGGTCTTCTTCTTGTGATTCTGGTCTGTTTAACTTATGCTGGTATCGTTGCACCCTGGAGCGGAAGATTTTATTCATTGTGGGATACTGGCTATGCAAAAATACACATTCCAATAATAGCATCTGTATCTGAACATCAACCTACAACATGGTTTAGCTTCCTCTTTGACTTGCATATTCTCGTTACCACATTCCCTGTTGGGCTTTGGTACTGCATTAAGCATATTAATGATGAGCGTGTTTTTG TTGTTTTATATGCTATAAGCGCCGTATACTTTGCTGGAGTGATGGTGAGGCTTATGCTCACTTTGACACCCATAGTATGCATGCTGGCTGGTGTAGCATTCAGCGATCTTCTTGAATTATTCTTTAAAGAGGAAGATAGCGAAAGAAATGATCGAAGCAGCAATGCAAGCGAAGAAGAAAgcgaggaagaaagagagagaagcccCGGTAGAGCATTGTACGACAAGGCTGGTAAACTTCGTAGAATGAAACATGAACGACCTAGAGGGAACGGTGATGGATTAGGTATTAATCTACGAAACGGAGTTGTCTTTGGCGCATTTATATTGATGATGATGTTTACGTTACATTGTACTTGGGTTACTAATAATGCGTATTCGAGTCCTTCAATTGTTTTGGCAACGTACAGCAATGATGGTGGAAGAGCCATATTAGATGATTTCAGAGAAGCTTACTACTGGTTGGCACAAAATACACCTATCGATGCCAGAGTTATGAGTTGGTGGGATTATGGTTATCAAATTGCTGGAATGGCTAATAG AACTACACTTGTGGACAATAATACTTGGAATAACTCTCACATAGCTCTGGTCGGAAAAGCAATGAGCTCAAATGAAAGTGCTGCCTATGAAATTATGACCTCTCTAGATGTAGATTATGTATTAGTTATTTTTGGAGGAATGATTGGATATTCTGGTGACGATGTCAATAAGTTCCTTTGGATGGTACGAATTGCTGAAGGTGAATACCCGCAGGACATTCGGGAAAGTGATTATTTCACTGAGAAAGGAGAGTTTCGTGTAAATTCTGAGGGTTCGCCAACCCTTTTGAATTCATTAATGTACAAGTTATGTTATTATCGATTTGGAGAAGTTAAGATCGATTATCGGTCTCCTTATGGATATGATCGTACACGCAATGCAGAAATAGGGTATAAGAATTTCCAATTAACGTATCTGGAAGAAGCTTATACCACTGAACACTGGCTTGTTAGGATTTACAG GGTGAAAAAACCGAACGAGTTTAATAGACCTAGTATTCCAGTATCTAAGCGAGTTGTTGCACGTAACACCAATTCATACATCAGCAAAAAG TTGAAGTTGTGTGGGGTTGGATATTAA